From the genome of Leptospira licerasiae serovar Varillal str. VAR 010, one region includes:
- a CDS encoding TolC family protein has translation MKYVDTLNNYRKVILSCLACLLILECASSPEVKVADGVVEESLKNITGITTQDVEKTVAKETFGLDDLYILAVERTERIALKNEATEQALAQKDKAFAGFMPTLSYVFNKFYSVPGHTQQPSIIDNYKTYKAIQSGDPLSLLPSSSSGSNLPPTVGAGSRLLLSIPISAGLSSYQDYRASKSLAEQRRLEAKHEAGRMYLEIAQAYFNFLQLEESVKISQEAYELNQDSLQERKRMYAVGRIMRSDLLNSETSLSNAEAVLADAKFQLEQVRITLATMVGYEKPISVAGFKADLEPIPTGMEPEEYLAKRYDVLSAYQSVKVADAQKDKAWVGFAPTIALNNYYSFPYPGQTHSKDVTAQLQITMPLTPFSQMADLKAADSAKKQAKLTASQTRRTATQEIRNAFESFKNSQKILAIYQKAFTFAQETSQSQASGYRSGRNSRIEAIASRIAMLNAEITYRKMLHQHSLNRIALGVAIGEIPHLPGEKKEE, from the coding sequence ATGAAGTACGTAGATACTCTTAATAATTACAGAAAAGTAATATTATCTTGCCTTGCTTGTTTGCTTATCTTGGAGTGCGCTTCCAGTCCGGAAGTAAAAGTTGCAGACGGAGTAGTTGAGGAAAGTTTAAAAAATATTACCGGGATTACCACACAGGATGTGGAAAAAACGGTCGCGAAAGAAACGTTCGGTTTGGATGATCTTTATATTCTCGCAGTGGAAAGAACGGAAAGGATTGCGTTGAAAAACGAGGCAACGGAACAGGCTTTAGCGCAGAAGGATAAGGCATTCGCAGGTTTTATGCCGACTCTTTCTTATGTGTTCAATAAGTTCTATTCGGTTCCAGGTCATACTCAACAACCTTCCATTATAGATAATTATAAAACTTATAAGGCGATCCAAAGTGGAGATCCTCTTTCTTTATTACCTTCTTCCAGTTCGGGGAGTAATTTACCTCCTACTGTGGGAGCCGGTTCTCGTTTGTTATTAAGTATTCCGATCTCTGCGGGACTTTCTTCTTACCAAGATTACAGAGCCTCCAAAAGTTTAGCGGAGCAAAGAAGATTGGAAGCAAAACATGAAGCAGGCAGAATGTATTTGGAAATCGCTCAAGCTTACTTCAACTTTTTACAATTGGAAGAAAGTGTTAAAATTTCACAGGAAGCCTACGAGTTGAACCAAGACTCTTTGCAAGAAAGGAAAAGAATGTATGCGGTTGGAAGGATCATGAGGTCCGACCTACTGAATTCGGAGACTAGTCTTTCCAATGCGGAAGCGGTTCTTGCGGATGCAAAATTCCAATTAGAGCAGGTGCGTATCACATTAGCCACGATGGTGGGTTATGAGAAACCGATCTCCGTCGCAGGATTCAAAGCTGACTTGGAGCCTATACCGACCGGAATGGAACCCGAAGAATATTTGGCGAAAAGATACGATGTACTTTCCGCCTACCAAAGCGTAAAGGTTGCAGATGCGCAAAAGGATAAGGCCTGGGTGGGTTTTGCCCCTACAATTGCATTAAACAATTATTATTCTTTTCCGTATCCCGGCCAAACTCATTCCAAGGATGTCACCGCTCAATTGCAGATCACGATGCCTCTGACACCATTTTCTCAGATGGCGGATCTGAAAGCGGCTGATTCCGCGAAAAAACAAGCGAAGTTAACAGCGTCCCAAACTAGGAGAACCGCCACTCAAGAAATCCGTAATGCTTTCGAAAGCTTTAAGAATTCCCAAAAGATATTAGCGATCTACCAGAAAGCATTTACATTCGCTCAAGAGACTTCTCAAAGCCAGGCAAGCGGCTATCGATCCGGCAGAAACAGTAGGATAGAAGCGATTGCCTCCAGGATTGCAATGTTAAACGCTGAGATTACTTATCGAAAAATGTTACACCAACATTCTTTGAACCGTATCGCTCTAGGAGTTGCAATTGGGGAAATTCCTCATCTTCCCGGAGAAAAAAAAGAAGAATAA